Proteins from a genomic interval of Zingiber officinale cultivar Zhangliang chromosome 1B, Zo_v1.1, whole genome shotgun sequence:
- the LOC122055982 gene encoding sec-independent protein translocase protein TATA, chloroplastic-like: MTTAMAFGYPSCATLTAPAPSPRLLASSSCLFFTGSPARASLAVALRPRPQRRRQSWGGGALGCRCLFGLGVPELLVIAGVAALVFGPKKLPEIGRSIGKTVKSFQQAAKEFETELKKDPDDSSTMLPAESLKSVSGEDERKKLETSASEDT, from the exons ATGACGACGGCCATGGCCTTCGGTTATCCTTCTTGTGCCACTTTAACAGCGCCCGCGCCATCCCCTCGGCTTCTTGCCTCCTCTAGCTGCCTGTTCTTCACCGGAAGCCCGGCCAGGGCCTCCCTCGCCGTCGCCCTTCGCCCCCGCCCCCAACGCCGCCGGCAGTCATGGGGCGGCGGCGCCCTAGGCTGCCGATGCCTGTTTGGCCTCGGGGTTCCTGAGCTCCTCGTTATTGCGGGGGTCGCCGCGCTCGTATTCGGCCCGAAGAAGCTCCCCGAGATCGGAAGGAGCATCGGCAAAACCGTTAAGAGCTTCCAACAG GCAGCAAAAGAATTTGAAACTGAATTGAAGAAAGATCCTGACGATTCCAGTACAATGCTTCCAGCTGAAAGCTTGAAATCTGTAAGTGGTGAAGACGAGAGAAAAAAACTAGAAACATCAGCCTCGGAAGACACTTGA